One part of the Rutidosis leptorrhynchoides isolate AG116_Rl617_1_P2 chromosome 1, CSIRO_AGI_Rlap_v1, whole genome shotgun sequence genome encodes these proteins:
- the LOC139886584 gene encoding ABC transporter C family member 2-like: MGLNPLVSYCRPVENGVWATAVENEFGPYTPCATDSLVTGISHLVLLGACIYRIWVTKKNFKVERFKMRSNIYNYWLGLLAFYSMAEPLFRLIMGISALNVDGEFSLAPYEIVTLVLKAFTWCCMLVMIALETMVYVCEVRWFVRFGVVYCLLGDAVLLNLVLSVSKFYTRNVLYLFVSEVAVQVLFGLCLVFYLPTLDPYPGYTPIRIETLADAEYEELAGGEQICPERHTNIISSIFFSWMDPLMLLGYKRPLTEKDIWKLDTWDQTETLNSKFQIYWAEEVRKPKPWLLRALHRSLGGRFWWGGFWKIGNDLSQFVGPLILNQLLLSMQERGPASIGYIYAFSIFVGVVLGVLCEAQYFQNVMRVGYRLRSTLIAAVFRKTLRLTNESRRKIASGKITNLMTTDSESLQQVSQSLHTLWSAPFRIIIALVLLYQQLGVASLLGALLLVLMFPIQTMVISRMQKMSKEGLQRTDKRIGLMNEILAAMDTVKCYAWENSFQDKVQGVRAEELSWFRKVQMLGALNTFILNSIPVVVIVVSFGLFTLFGGELTPARAFTSLSLFAVLRFPLFMLPNMITQVVNANVSLKRLEDLLLAEERILLPNPPLEPGLPAISIRNGNFSWDSKAEKPTLSDINIDIPTGSLVAIVGSTGEGKTSLISAMLGELPPVSDAHVVMRGSVAYVPQVSWIFNATVRDNILFGSKFESAKYEKTIDVTALHHDLELLPGGDLTEIGERGVNISGGQKQRVSMARAVYSNSDVYVFDDPLSALDAHVARQVFEKCIKEELNGKTRVLVTNQLHFLSQVDKILLVHDGTVKEEGSYEELSENGVLFQKLMENAGKMEEYVEERETEEVAETDTKTSKPVTNGELVKDADKTKGTKSVLIKQEERETGVVSFNVLKRYKDALGGWWVVAILFGCYFATETLRILSSTWLSIWTDESTPKIYSPLFYNIIYALLSLGQVLVTLGNSYWLIMASLYAARKLHNAMLNSILRAPMVFFHTNPLGRIINRFAKDLGDIDRNVAPFVNMFLGQVSQLLSTFVLIGLLSTMSLWAILPLLLLFYAAYLYYQSTAREVKRLDSITRSPVYAQFGEALNGLSSIRAYKAYDRMAKINGNSMDNNIRFTLVNMSANRWLAIRLETVGGLMIWLTATFAVMQNGKARNQEAFASTMGLLLSYALNITSLLTAVLRLASLAENSLNAVERVGNYIELPSEAPPVIEDNRPPPGWPSAGAIKFDDVVLRYRPELPPVLHGLRFLISPSDKVGIVGRTGAGKSSMLNALFRIVELERGRILIDNCDIAKFGLTDLRKVLGIIPQAPVLFSGTVRFNLDPFNEHNDADLWESLERAHLKDVIRRNPLGLDAEVSEAGENFSVGQRQLLSLSRALLRRSKILVLDEATAAVDVRTDALIQKTIREEFKSCTMIIIAHRLNTIIDCDRILLLDAGQVVEYDAPVKLLKDENTAFSKMVQSTGAANAEYLRNLAFGAEGDKAEKAAIDGQRRWLASSRWAAAAQFALSATLTSSHNDLRNLEIVDDNNILKKTHDAVVTIQGVLKGQHDKEIEETLERSHVPRERWWSALYKVVEGLSMMGKLGRNRIQQSEYDFKDETIDWDHVQI, from the exons ATGGGTTTGAATCCCCTAGTTTCTTATTGTCGTCCGGTTGAAAATGGGGTATGGGCAACGGCTGTGGAAAATGAATTCGGGCCTTACACACCCTGTGCAACGGATTCGTTGGTCACTGGCATTTCTCACTTGGTCCTGTTGGGGGCGTGCATATACAGGATTTGGGTGACAAAGAAGAATTTTAAAGTGGAAAGGTTTAAAATGAGGTCAAATATCTACAATTATTGGTTGGGGTTATTGGCTTTTTACTCTATGGCTGAGCCTTTGTTTAGACTGATAATGGGAATCTCGGCTTTAAATGTTGATGGAGAGTTCAGTCTTGCTCCATACGAG ATTGTTACCTTAGTTCTCAAGGCTTTTACATGGTGCTGTATGTTGGTCATGATTGCTCTTGAAACAATGGTTTATGTTTGTGAAGTTCGTTGGTTTGTTAGATTCGGAGTTGTTTATTGTTTACTTGGGGATGCCGTGTTGTTAAATCTTGTGCTTTCCGTGAGCAAGTTTTATACGAG AAATGTATTGTATCTCTTTGTCAGTGAGGTTGCCGTACAG GTTCTGTTTGGGCTATGCTTAGTTTTCTACCTTCCTACTTTGGACCCATATCCGGGTTATACACCAATACGGATAGAGACTTTGGCTGATGCTGAATATGAAGAACTTGCTGGTGGAGAACAAATTTGTCCCGAGAGGCATACAAACATTATCTCAA gTATCTTTTTCTCGTGGATGGATCCACTCATGCTTTTAGGATACAAAAGACCTCTTACTGAGAAGGATATATGGAAACTGGACACCTGGGATCAGACAGAAACACTAAACAGCAA GTTCCAAATATATTGGGCAGAAGAGGTTCGCAAACCAAAACCATGGCTTTTAAGGGCTTTACATCGTAGTCTGGGAGGAAG GTTTTGGTGGGGAGGCTTTTGGAAG ATTGGCAATGATCTTTCACAGTTTGTTGGTCCCCTGATTTTGAATCAGCTATTACTG TCTATGCAAGAACGCGGTCCAGCTTCGATTGGTTACATCTATGCATTTTCAATTTTCGTTGGAGTG GTACTCGGTGTGCTGTGCGAGGCTCAGTATTTTCAGAATGTCATGCGTGTTGGATACCGTCTTCGTTCAACTCTG ATTGCTGCAGTTTTCCGGAAGACTTTAAGGCTAACTAACGAGAGCCGGAGAAAGATTGCATCCGGAAAGATAACTAACTTGATGACGACTGATTCTGAATCACTCCAG CAAGTATCCCAGTCACTTCACACTTTGTGGTCTGCCCCTTTCCGTATCATTATTGCATTGGTACTTCTCTACCAACAATTGGGAGTTGCTTCACTTCTTGGTGCATTATTGCTAGTCCTCATGTTCCCCATACAG ACTATGGTCATTAGTAGAATGCAAAAAATGTCCAAGGAAGGACTGCAACGAACTGACAAGAGAATTGGTCTCATGAATGAGATCTTGGCAGCTATGGACACTGTCAA GTGCTATGCTTGGGAGAACAGTTTCCAGGATAAGGTCCAAGGTGTTCGGGCAGAGGAGTTGTCATGGTTCCGGAAAGTTCAAATGCTAGGAGCG TTGAACACTTTTATACTAAATAGTATTCCAGTGGTGGTAATTGTGGTTTCGTTTGGGCTATTTACGTTATTCGGAGGGGAGTTGACACCAGCTAGAGCCTTCACGTCACTTTCTTTGTTTGCTGTGCTACGTTTTCCACTCTTCATGCTTCCCAATATGATTACTCAG GTTGTAAATGCCAATGTGTCATTGAAACGTCTAGAAGACCTGCTGTTAGCAGAGGAGAGAATTCTTCTTCCAAATCCACCTCTTGAACCAGGACTTCCAGCTATATCAATTAGGAATGGAAACTTCTCTTGGGATTCAAAG GCAGAGAAACCTACTCTGTCAGACATCAACATAGATATACCGACAGGAAGCCTGGTGGCAATTGTTGGAAGTACTGGGGAGGGGAAGACGTCTCTGATATCTGCTATGCTTGGAGAACTTCCACCAGTTAGTGATGCACATGTTGTTATGAGAGGATCAGTTGCTTATGTCCCACAAGTCTCCTGGATTTTCAATGCAACG GTACGCGATAACATATTATTTGGATCTAAGTTTGAATCTGCAAAGTATGAGAAGACGATAGATGTAACTGCATTGCACCATGACCTGGAGTTGCTCCCA GGTGGTGATCTTACTGAGATTGGTGAAAGAGGGGTGAATATTAGTGGAGGGCAAAAGCAAAGAGTTTCAATGGCTAGAGCTGTATACTCTAACTCAGATGTATATGTGTTTGATGATCCCTTGAGTGCTCTAGACGCTCATGTGGCTAGACAG GTTTTTGAGAAATGTATAAAAGAAGAACTAAATGGAAAAACACGAGTGTTAGTTACAAATCAGCTGCATTTTCTTTCGCAAGTTGATAAGATCCTCTTGGTCCATGATGGCACGGTTAAAGAGGAGGGATCCTATGAAGAACTCTCTGAGAATGGTGTGCTCTTCCAGAAATTAATGGAAAATGCTGGCAAAATGGAAGAATATGTTGAGGAACGGGAAACAGAAGAGGTAGCGGAGACTGATACAAAAACATCCAAACCAGTTACTAACGGTGAGTTAGTTAAAGATGCTGATAAAACTAAAGGAACCAAATCTGTTCTTATCAAGCAAGAGGAACGGGAAACAGGTGTTGTCAGCTTCAATGTTTTGAAGAG GTATAAAGATGCATTAGGAGGCTGGTGGGTTGTGGCTATACTGTTTGGGTGTTATTTCGCTACAGAAACTTTAAGAATACTCAGTAGCACGTGGTTAAGTATTTGGACAGACGAAAGCACTCCAAAGATATACAGTCCGCTATTCTATAATATTATCTATGCACTTTTGTCACTTGGTCAG GTTTTGGTGACTTTGGGTAATTCTTATTGGTTGATCATGGCAAGTCTTTATGCAGCTCGAAAGTTACACAATGCTATGCTTAACTCCATATTGAGGGCTCCTATGGTCTTTTTCCATACTAATCCTCTTGGGCGTATTATTAATAGATTTGCAAAAGATCTAGGTGACATAGATCGGAATGTTGCCCCGTTTGTGAACATGTTTTTGGGCCAAGTGTCGCAGCTTTTGTCGACCTTTGTTCTAATCGGATTATTGAGCACCATGTCTCTTTGGGCTATATTGCCACTTCTCTTGCTTTTCTATGCGGCTTATCTATATTATCAG AGCACTGCCCGTGAAGTAAAACGGTTAGATTCCATCACTCGATCTCCAGTTTATGCTCAATTTGGCGAAGCATTAAACGGTCTATCTTCCATTCGCGCATACAAAGCCTACGATCGTATGGCAAAAATTAATGGCAATTCAATGGACAATAACATCAGATTCACATTAGTCAATATGAGTGCAAACCGTTGGCTCGCAATCCGATTAGAAACGGTAGGTGGTCTCATGATTTGGTTAACTGCAACTTTTGCTGTAATGCAAAATGGCAAAGCAAGAAACCAAGAAGCATTTGCATCCACCATGGGTTTACTTTTAAGTTATGCATTAAATATAACAAGTTTATTAACTGCTGTTCTTAGACTTGCTAGTTTAGCTGAGAATAGTTTGAATGCTGTTGAACGTGTCGGTAATTATATCGAATTGCCTTCTGAGGCTCCTCCCGTTATCGAAGATAACCGCCCGCCACCTGGTTGGCCTTCAGCGGGAGCTATTAAATTTGATGATGTCGTGCTGAGGTATAGGCCTGAACTTCCTCCTGTGTTGCATGGTTTGAGGTTTTTAATTTCTCCAAGTGATAAGGTTGGAATTGTTGGGAGAACTGGGGCAGGAAAATCTAGCATGCTTAATGCTTTGTTTCGTATTGTTGAATTGGAAAGAGGAAGAATTTTGATCGATAATTGCGATATTGCAAAGTTTGGGTTGACTGATCTTCGAAAGGTTCTTGGAATTATACCTCAAGCACCTGTTCTTTTCTCAG GTACTGTGAGATTCAACCTCGATCCTTTCAACGAGCATAATGATGCTGATCTTTGGGAATCTTTAGAGAGGGCCCATCTGAAAGATGTCATCAGGAGGAATCCTTTGGGTTTAGATGCCGAG GTATCAGAGGCTGGAGAGAATTTTAGCGTCGGACAACGACAATTGTTAAGTCTTTCACGTGCATTGCTTCGTCGATCAAAGATTCTTGTTCTTGATGAAGCTACCGCTGCTGTTGATGTTAGAACCGATGCACTTATCCAAAAGACCATCCGGGAAGAATTCAAGTCATGTACTATGATCATCATTGCTCATCGTCTAAACACCATTATTGATTGTGACCGTATTCTTCTGCTTGATGCTGGTCAG GTTGTTGAGTACGATGCCCCGGTGAAACTTTTGAAAGACGAAAACACTGCCTTCTCGAAAATGGTGCAAAGTACAGGGGCTGCAAATGCAGAATATTTGCGTAACTTAGCATTTGGAGCTGAAGGAGATAAGGCAGAGAAGGCTGCAATAGACGGGCAAAGGAGATGGCTTGCATCATCGCGGTGGGCCGCGGCTGCCCAGTTTGCATTATCTGCTACCCTCACTTCGTCTCATAACGACCTCAGGAATTTGGAAATTGTAGATGATAACAATATTTTAAAGAAAACACATGATGCTGTTGTAACTATTCAGGGTGTTTTAAAAGGACAGCACGATAAAGAGATCGAAGAGACACTTGAGCGGTCCCACGTTCCTAGGGAGAGATGGTGGTCAGCTCTTTATAAAGTAGTCGAAG GTCTCTCGATGATGGGCAAGTTGGGTCGTAACAGAATCCAGCAGTCTGAATACGACTTCAAAGATGAAACGATTGATTGGGACCATGTTCAGATTTAG